The Natrinema sp. DC36 genome includes the window GAGCACGGTCGCCGGGTCGGGGCCGCCCAGCGAGTAGGCTTCCAAAACGGTCTCGACGGCCTCGAGCGGGTCGTCCGAATCGGTCCACAAATGCAGTCGCAGGTTCTCGATCGGTAGCTCGGAGAGTTCGGCCTCGTACATCGCCGGCGCGACGAATATGGGATCACCGCGCGCGGGAACGAACAGCAACAGGTGTCGTTCGGACGGCGATTCCTCGAATCCGGTCAGATAGGTGAGGTTCGGACTCGGAAAACAGACCGTCAGGTCGGCTCCCGCCGCTGCGAGGCGATCCTGACAGTCCGCGATTCGTGTTTCGAACGGCGGTTTCATGGAGTGAGGTTTGCTCGAGCGAGAAATCAACGTTTGGTTGCCGAAACGGGATTGGGAACGGGAGCAGGTGCGGGAGAGGGTGGTATGTACGCCGGAGATCGGAGTCTTGGTCGTGGCTCGAGGAGACGGACGGGGCGAAACGGATAATCCGGAGGACCATCACCGTATCAGCGTCCGTCGATCGAAGTACCCACCGATGGACGGTGTGAATGGAGCGTGGATTTTGCTGAGAATGAGTAAGAGAAAGCGTCCTGCTATCGTGGCAACAGGGAATCGCCACGCCCTCCCCAGCCGCTTCGCTTCCTCCTTTCAGTCGGTCGCTCATCCACTGTCAGAGCGAGCGCTGACAAGCCTTCCCTCACTCCGTTTGCGAAGACCTCGCACGATTTCGTACCGCGGTTCATTGGCATTCACCGCGGCCCAGCGCGCGCCACCGCATCGCCGGCTGGTCGGTCCGAAGTGAGACGTGACTCCTCTTTATCGAGCACCGCTCGCTCGTCACAGAGTCGAACCGGTCCCGAGCGATCCATTCTCGGACCGTAGCGGCCTCGCTGAGAGCAGCGCGTCAGTGCCTCTCGACGACTGTCTCCTCGAGCGGACAGTCGGCCGGACGCGAGTAGTAGCGGGAACCTATTAGCCCCCCTGCGGTCGCAGGCCGCGGAGAAACACGCCGTGGCGCTCTGTTATTTCAGCGAATGCGAGTTACCGAGCGGTTGTCGTCGATGACTGTGCGAAATCGACAGCTGCGGGCCGACGGCAGCGGACGGACGGACGACACGTCCGACGACGACGGCCCCACCTGTCCCGGTTCGCTGATCGTGGTCTCGAACCGGCAACCGTATCGTCACGAATACGAAGACGAGCCGACCGCGGACGCCGACGAGATCCCGCCGGGAACGAACGGCGGGGATCAGACGGAGACACAGCGATCCATCACGGTCGACGAACCGACCGGTGGGCTGACGGCCGGCCTCGATCCCGTGGTTCAGGCAACCGACGGGACCTGGATCGCCTGGGGCGACGGCGACGCCGACTTCGCGGTCACGGACGAGCGGAACTGCGTTGCCGTCCCGCCGGAGGAGGAGGCGTACACGCTCCAACGGCTCGAGCTATCCGACGAGGCGGTCGAGTCCTACTACTACGGGTTCAGCAATCGCGTGCTCTGGCCGCTCTGCCACGGCTTTCCCGACCTGATCGAGGATCGAGCAAACGATTTCGAGTGGTATCGGACGGTCAACGAACAGTTCGCCGACGCGGTCGGCGAGCACGCCGAGGACGACTCGGTGATCTGGCTGCAGGACTACCACCTCGCGCTCGCGCCACGGATGATTCGGGAGTCGGTCCCCGAGAGCGCGACCGTCGCCCACTTCTGGCACATTCCGTGGCCGACACCGGAGACCTTCCAGCACTGTCCCGCCGGCGACAATGTCCTCGAGGGGCTACTCGGGAACGATCTGCTGGGCTTTCACGTCGATCGGTACGCCGATCAGTTCCTGCAGTGCGTCGATCGGTTTCTGCCGAGTGCGTCCGTCGACTTCGCTCGTCGAACGGTCCGGTACGACGGGCGGACGACCCGCGTCGTCGCGACGCCGATGGGCGTCGACGCCGAATCGTACGATCGGGACGCACGATCGGCCGATCTGGACCGCCTCTCCGACCTGTTCGATGAGTACGGGATCCCGGAGGGGACCTCGATCGGACTGGGGCTCGACCGCCTCGACTACAGCAAGGGGATTCCGGAGCGGCTGGCGGCGCTCGAGCAGTTCTTCGAGCGGAACCCGGACTGGCGTGGCGAGTTCACGTTCATTCAGAAGGCGACGCCCTCCCGGACGGATATCGAGACGTACGAACGGTACGGCGAACTCGTCCGCAGCGAGGTCCAGCGGATCAATCGACGCTTCGAAACCGACGACTGGCGGCCGATCGTCTACACGGAAGACGTGCTCCCCCGCGAGGACATCTGTGCGCTCTATCGACACGCGGACGTGATGATCGTGAGTCCGCTGATCGACGGGATGAATCTGGTCGCACAGGAGTACGTCGCCGCGAGCGTCGACGGCGACTCCGCGTTGTTGCTGAGCGACCGGACCGGAGCCCACGAGCGGCTCGGTTCGCACGCGTTGACGATCGATCCGACCGATACCGACGGTTTCGCGGCCCAGATCGAGCACGCGCTGTCGCTGTCAACCTACGAACGCCAGCGGCGGATGAACACGCTTCGTCAGCGCGTCTTCGACGGGGACATCGAGTCGTGGATGGAGACGCAGTTCGACTGGATTCGACGCGTCCACGACGATTCCCGGACGACCGAACCGCGGTCCGAACGCGAGTCGGACTCCCACGAACGCACGCCGCCGATATAGCCGATGACGAGGACCGAATCACCACCGCGGCCGATCGACGAGCACCTACCCCGGATTCGCGAGACGCTCGAGCGAGCCGACGGGATGCTCGTCTGTCTGGATTTCGACGGCACGCTCGCGCCGATCGTCGAGGATCCGGACGCCGCGGTCCCGACCGAGCGGAATCGGAACGCGGTGGCGACGCTCGCGGAAACGCCATCGATAACGACCGCCGTCGTTAGCGGCCGCGCCCTGACGGACGTTCGTGAGCGCGTCGACGGGCCGGCGATCTACGCCGGAAACCACGGGCTCGAGCTCGCGCGCACGGGAACGATCGCCGTTCATCCGGTCGCGCGCAAACGCGCCGCCCGCGTCGACCGGATCTGTGCTATCCTCGAGACCGCGCTTCGCTCCGTCCCGAACTGCCGGATCGAAAACAAGCGCCTAACCGGGACGGTCCACTTCAGATCCGTCCCGCCGGCCGCCGAACCGATCGCCTGCCGCATCACCCACGAGGTGGTCGAGCGCTTCGGGGGCGACGCCCTCGAGATTTCGACGGGGAAACGGATCCTCGAGATCGGACCGGCGTTCCCGTGGGGAAAGGGCAACGCCGTCGAACTGATCGCCGCGGACGAACCGCCGGCGACCGCCGCCGTCTACATCGGGGACGATGTCACCGACGAGTCCGCGTTTCGAGCCGTCGAACCGGACGGAATCGGGGTCCGGGTCGGCGACGACGCTCCCTCAAGCGCGTCCTGTCGGGTCGAGTCGCCGGCCGAGGTCGCGTCGTTTCTCTCGTGGCTGGGATCGACCGGAGCCGATCTGGTCGCTCGATCCGACGCGCCCACCGCGACTCCCATCGAGGCCCGATAGCGGTTCCGGGGGGTAGACTCACGATCCGCGCCGCGGTCGGAAGGGACACGACCGTCACGAGCCACACCACTGCCACTATCGGACCAACTGAAATGAAAGCGCGCCCGATCGCACGACGGAAGCGCGGTTCGAAGCGATGCGCGGTTCGGAGCGATGCGCGGTTCGGAGCGAACACAGTGAGCGAGAACCGCGGGAACGCGAACGGTGAGCGAAGCGAGCCGTGAGCGAACACAGCGAACAAGAACCGCGGACTATGCGCTCGGTGTGTGAATCGTCGCAGTTGTTGGGCTAGCTACCGCCACGAGTCATCGCGTCGGTCCGCCAGATCCGTTATAGCTATCTTACCGAAACGAATAGCCAGTAGTTACGTGCGTGTTCGAGCCGAAAGTATTAGTTACCACTGGAAATATAGTACGGTACGAGAGTGAAAGAGTGTGAAACTCAGACAACCAACTGATTTCCTGATCCTCGAGGCGCTCGAGGACAAGGGGCGCAACGTCGCAACGAATCTGGCCGCGCACACGGGGAAGAGCCGGAAGAACATCAATACCAGACTGCCGGTGTTAGAAGACTACGGTCTCGTCCGCAAGATCGGTCCCGCGGAGCGATCCGGGCTGTACGAGATCTCCTCGACGGGGAAGGCGGCGCTGGTCTACCAGGACCAGTACGACAAAGCCGACGACTTCGAAGCGCTCATCGAAGGGCCGAGCGCCGGTGCCGAGCAGGAGGAGCCACAGGCGAGTTTCGCCCGCGGTGAAACCGACGACGAATCCGACGAGTAACCTGACGACACGGTCCGTATTCGGCCGCCTTCAGTCCGTCTCGAGTCGGCGTCGTGACGAGTTCAGCGACGGCGAGTCGGTCGCGGCGTCTATCCGTTAGTCGCTACTACGATCCGTGCGAGTCAGAAGGGGAGCTCGCCGTCGTAGTTCGCGAGACGATGGCGAGCACAGGTCGAAAAGGCGAAGCTGAGCGTCCGTTTTCGATCGGCAGAGGGCGGAATCGCCGTCCCACACGGTGACCGATTTTCCTCGTACTCGGGATCCCACGCGTAACTGCTGAGCATCGGCGTCGCGGCCAGGGCACCGTCGTACACGAACGCGACACCGTCTTCGTGGCTCAGACCGAGCGCGTGTCCGATCTCGTGAAGGAGGACCTGCATCGTCCGCACCGGCGTCGTGTTCGGCGCGATCGCGCGGGCGTCGTCGGTGACCACGTCGTCGAACGACTCGAGGGCGGCGAGATGTCGGGCCCCGCCGACCGATGCGATGTGGGGCACGCCGTATCCGGTGGGCGCCCGCTCCATCCCCCCGTCCGTCACCAGCAGGTTGACGTCCGACGCGGGCTCGAGGTCGCGCCCGCCGAGCGTCCCCGACGCGACCGCCACGGGCCACTCCCCGCGGCGAGTGACGCGTGCGGCGTCCTCGGTCGAAACCGAGACGGTTCCACCGATCGAAGCCTCGAGTGTCCAGTACTCGAGGGCGAGGGTTTCGTCGAGATACGATCGGACCCGATCTACGACCCCGTCGTAGGTAGCGGCCCGTTCGGAGAGCCAGATCCGCACCTCGAGCGTGTCGCTCGTCCCCCGCGTCGCATACGCCAGCGTGCCGAGCGAGGCCGTCGATCCGATCGTCCCGAGGAACGCGCGGCGTTTCACGAGCGTGCGTCTCGCAACGAGGGCGGAGTGCCTGCGGGTGTCTATGGACACGCATTAAGTATCGGTCACTCCCTGCGATACGGACCACCGTGACCGACACGGCCGCCTCGAAGTGCGGTGCCGGCGGCCACTCACGTTCGGTGCCGAGGGCCAGACAGACGGGATCCGAGCGTTCGGCCGACGCGACTACCGCGGCGGCACGCGCCGAGTATCGACGACGCGGGCACGGCGCTCGACGACGCGGATCTCGAGCCTGTCGGGAAGTTCGTCCGGGTCGGTCGGTATGAGCAAGAGCAACGCGTCGTCCGCAGTTTCGACCAGTCGTCGGTGCGGCGCGCGCTGGTGCATACAAACCGTCCACTCGCCGTCCCGAAGCCGTCGTTTGACTTGCCAGTCGGTGTAGTACCGACCGTCCGACCCCTCGAAAACGGTCTCGAACGGGAGCGCTACCACGAGTTTGCCACCCCTCGCGCTCGAGAGTCAGGTCTTCCGCGCGAGCCGGCGACGGCGTGGACGATCCGAGTGGCCCCGGTCATTCCTACAGCATCGAACGACCGTCACGCACGTCGGCACTCGGATTCATATGGACGACGTTTAAGCGAGCGTTACTTTCTACCGAGTGTGATAGTCAGAGACACGCTGCTTGACTGGTGGACGGGCCGCCGACTGTAGTAGCGGTGACTGGCGACGAACTATTCCGGAGTTCCGCCGTCTTCGAAGAACTCACCGAGAATCGATTTGAGTCCCTTTCGCAGGTGCTGGTGCATCGTCGGCGGCGAGATGTCCATCGAGTCGGCGATATCCTCCCCGGTACTCTCGCGCGGCCAGTCGAAGAACCCGCTGTAGTAGGCGAGTCGCACCGTCGTGAGCTGGCGGTCAGTGAGCCCGTCGAGGATCCGGTTCCGTCGCTCGGCCGCCGTCCTGACCGGTCGATCCACTTCCCGTCTGGCGACGAGTTCGGTGTTTTCGTAGATCACGGTCAGCGCCTCCGCGATCTCCCGGATATCGGCGTCCTGTGAGACTTCGACCAGACAGGTCCCGACCCCGTCCGCGACGGAGACGTCCCGAACCGTCGCGCCGTGGTTCGTGAGCGTCCGGACCCCCGACTTCGACAGCCGCATCTCGATCGTACAGCTCTCCTCCCCGTCGTGGATGAGCCGACACTCCTCGACCGAGTCGTGGGCCGCCGCCTCCTCGAGCACCGTCTCGCCGTCCAGCCCGTCGATCGTCACGTACTGGAACGTGCGTCCGCCGGCGGTCGTGCCGGCCCACTCGAGCGAGCAGGTGCAGCCGTACTCCGTCGAGAGGTCGAACGAGAACGTGTCGCCGCCGTCGATCCGGAACTCGAGTTCGACGACGGAGTCGGCGAAGAGCAGCTGGCGGTTCTTGACCGCCATGATCGTAAAGCCGATCGTCTCGCCGAGCAGCCTGAACCCGGCCCGCTCGCGCTCACTGAAGGCGTCGTCGCGACTCGCGAGCACGGTGAGCACGCCGTAGATCGAGTCCTCGTGCGTGATGGGGACGGCGATCGCGGACCGCACGTCGTCTTCGCGGGCCGCCGCCCGCAATTCGCCGGGGATCGACTCGTCCTCGAGAACGCGGTTCGTCGTCCGTAACTCGCCGGTTTTCGCGGCCTTCGCGACGGGGTTATCGTGATCGTCACCGGGGTACTCGCGAATGCGCTCGAGGACAGTCTCCGCCTCGCCCGCCCCCGTTCGGTAGGAGAGTCGCCCGTCCCCGGTCCGTTCGGCGATCCACGAGCCGCAGTACAGCTCCGAGTCGACGAGTTGCTCGCAGACCTCGTGTTCGATAGCGTCCCTGGCCGGGGCCTCGACCAGCGTCTCGATGACCCGTCGGACGACCGCGTTGATCCGGTTGAGCGTCTCGAGCTGGTCCTGACGCGAGCGGAGTTGCCGCTCGCGCTCGACGCGTTCGGTGATATCCCGCGCCAGCCAGACGACGGCGCGCCGGCCCTGAATCCGTTCGTCGATCGGGACGACCCGAGCCTCGAACTGTCGACGGCCGTCGGTCGTGTCCGCCTCGTACTCGACCGACTGGACGTCCTCGGTTCGGATCGCCCGATCGACACACTCCTGTAACTTCGCGGCGACTACGTCGGGGAACGCGTCGTCGAGCGCGGTTCCGACGAGGTCGTCCGCCGGCATCGAGTACAGATCCGCGGACTCGGACCGGACCTTCGCCTCGAGATACGTGCCGTTCTCGCCGATGACGAAGGCTTCGTCGGGCAGTTCGTTCGCGAGGATGTGATGGTATCGGCCGTCGCCGCCGTCCGCTGGAACCGAGGGGGCAGCTCGAATCGTCGAGACGATCCGATCGATCGGGTCCTCGTCGCGCGTCGTCGGCACGTACTCGGTCGCGTCGGCCCGGAGCGCGACCGTGGCGAGTCGCTCGCTGCCCTCGCGTGGCGCGACGATCGTCGGCACGCCAGCCAGGCCGGCGTGGACTCGCCGGAGGACGGTCTCTATCTCGCCGGGACAGTCGAGTTCGATGACGACGGCACTCGGCGTGATCGATGCTGGCTCGTCGTCGCGTCGCTCCATCGCCGACTCGAGGACGGACTCGAGATCCGCGCTCGCGGGCACCGTTCGAACGTCGCACTCGGTGGCTTGCTCGAGGCGGGCCCGAAGACGGCTCTCCTGGCCCCGCGCGTCAGTTACGATGATGATCGGTCTCGATCGATGTGCTGCGTTCATCCGTGTATCCCCGTCCGCAACCTGATCGGTCCGTCTCCGCACTCCTTTCTCTACATCTACGCTGTGAAATAAAAACCTGCTGGTCGTCGTTCGACCGGCGGACACCTCACGGCCGGTGACCGACGCCTCGAGAGCCGTGGGTCACGGATTCGCGACGCGGCACCTGTCACGGGACATCGTGTCCATCGCGCAGTGGAATCGATTGCTCGGTTGAATCGACTGCTCGAGCGGCTCAAACGGTCTGCTGTCACTGTGTCACGGCGCACCTGTACGGCGGGTCTCGGTCACGCCGAACTGACAGGAGTCACCGAGCTGTGAGACGGGCTCCTGGTCTCACAGCTCGTCCGCCGCTTTCAGTTCCGCGATCAGGTCGTCGACGAGGGAGTCGACGTCCTCGTAGGGGAACTCCCCGCCGCCAGTTGTGGCGTTGAGCTCCATCGCGGTCATCGAGAAGTCGCCGGACTCGAATCTCGTCCCCGGCCCGTCGGGCAGCGCCGGCACGAGTTCCATCGGACCCGAGACCGGATAGTCGGCGTTCTCGAACGCGTCGGTCAGCTGGTCGCGGAGTTCGGCTTCGTCTGCCATGAGTTCGTGTTTCCGTGCGGACACCAATAACTTACAGGGAGACCGTCGACCGGTCAGCGATAGAGACCCCCGATCAGAGCCGGTCGCGGACGGCCGCACCCGGCTGCGAGCGACTAGAGCCGTCGCATGAACTCGGGGAGGATCCCCCGCTCGCTCGAGGCGGTCGCCGCGGCCGGCTCGGCACCGGGCGGGTCGATCTCCCCGTCGCCGGCGTCTTCGAACGCGTCGGAATCCCCATCAGCGGCGCTCGCGGAGCCGGCCGGCGTACCGTCGGGTTCGGCTGGGGTCCCGCCATCTGTTCCCGCCGCCGCCGTTCCGTTCGATGCGTCGGACTCGGCGTCGACGGTCGCCTGGAACTCGGCTTCGGATTCGGGGCCGAAGTAGTACGGGTCGGCGGGAAGCGAGGCCCGGAGCCGGACGTTCGCGTAGCCGGCCAGCGCCAGTGCGGGAACGAACAGCGGCTCGAGCCCGAACAGCGTCGGTCCAGCGGTCAGGATGACGAGAAAGACCGACAGCGGCGAGTAGAGGAAAAAGGCGACGAGCCGAAAGGCATCACCGACGTAGCCGTCGACGACGTACGCGTAGAGTCCGTACGCACCGACCAGCAGGCCGACGTCGGCGTAGAGCCCGACGAGCAGTCCGACGTCACCCGCGACGAATCCGTGGATGTGGACCGCGATCGAACCCGTGAGTACCGTCGTTCTGTTGACGTAGGTCTCGTCGAGCGCCATCCCGAACACGAGCACCGAGAGCTGGATCAGCGGGGCCGCAATCCACCACGGGAGGGAACTGAAGAGAACGCCATAATACACGTCGATTACACCCACTCGTCCGAGTGGAGTCGGCCCCGTACCTTTAACGTTCGTTCCGTTTCGAGACTCGATACGGGCCCCGACGATCGACGGGCACAATGTGTGTCTGCGTGCGTCGGCGCTCGAGCCATCGCTCGTCACGAGACGCCGTCTTTCGACGGACGCTCGTCGCGGTCAGACGCCGCTCGACGGATACTCGTCGGAGTCAGACGCCGTTCGACGGACGGTCGAAACAGTAATTAGTCATCGGCGAACAGTATGTCGATATGGCAAAGGATACCGTCAGGTACCCCGACGACGTGGTCACGGAGATCGACACGCTCGTCGACGACGGTATGTTCGAGAGCAAGTCGGAGTTCTATCGGTTCTCCGCGGAGTACGTCCTCACCCTGATCGATTCCGATCACGAGGTCGAGACGTTCAACTTCGACGAGATCAAGTCCGAACTCGACATCAGCGACCGCGACCACGCCGAAGCGCTGGGCGCCGACGGCGGGACCTTCTTCCTCGATGCCGTGATAAACGTCCGAAAGTACGGCCTGCGGGGCAACTACGAGGCCGCCGAACGCTTCATCGACACCCACTACGACGAGACCGATCAGGAGTGTATCATCCTCGAGGAACTGCTCGGAACGTATCGTAGCGAATCGCCGTAGCCGGTCGAGCGCCGTCCGCGACCGGTGCCGCCACCGCTCTCCATCACCGTCGTTCTCCGTCACCGTCGTTCTTCAGCACTC containing:
- a CDS encoding trehalose-6-phosphate synthase gives rise to the protein MRVTERLSSMTVRNRQLRADGSGRTDDTSDDDGPTCPGSLIVVSNRQPYRHEYEDEPTADADEIPPGTNGGDQTETQRSITVDEPTGGLTAGLDPVVQATDGTWIAWGDGDADFAVTDERNCVAVPPEEEAYTLQRLELSDEAVESYYYGFSNRVLWPLCHGFPDLIEDRANDFEWYRTVNEQFADAVGEHAEDDSVIWLQDYHLALAPRMIRESVPESATVAHFWHIPWPTPETFQHCPAGDNVLEGLLGNDLLGFHVDRYADQFLQCVDRFLPSASVDFARRTVRYDGRTTRVVATPMGVDAESYDRDARSADLDRLSDLFDEYGIPEGTSIGLGLDRLDYSKGIPERLAALEQFFERNPDWRGEFTFIQKATPSRTDIETYERYGELVRSEVQRINRRFETDDWRPIVYTEDVLPREDICALYRHADVMIVSPLIDGMNLVAQEYVAASVDGDSALLLSDRTGAHERLGSHALTIDPTDTDGFAAQIEHALSLSTYERQRRMNTLRQRVFDGDIESWMETQFDWIRRVHDDSRTTEPRSERESDSHERTPPI
- the otsB gene encoding trehalose-phosphatase, with the protein product MTRTESPPRPIDEHLPRIRETLERADGMLVCLDFDGTLAPIVEDPDAAVPTERNRNAVATLAETPSITTAVVSGRALTDVRERVDGPAIYAGNHGLELARTGTIAVHPVARKRAARVDRICAILETALRSVPNCRIENKRLTGTVHFRSVPPAAEPIACRITHEVVERFGGDALEISTGKRILEIGPAFPWGKGNAVELIAADEPPATAAVYIGDDVTDESAFRAVEPDGIGVRVGDDAPSSASCRVESPAEVASFLSWLGSTGADLVARSDAPTATPIEAR
- a CDS encoding winged helix-turn-helix domain-containing protein; the protein is MKLRQPTDFLILEALEDKGRNVATNLAAHTGKSRKNINTRLPVLEDYGLVRKIGPAERSGLYEISSTGKAALVYQDQYDKADDFEALIEGPSAGAEQEEPQASFARGETDDESDE
- a CDS encoding peptidase M10A and M12B matrixin and adamalysin, giving the protein MKRRAFLGTIGSTASLGTLAYATRGTSDTLEVRIWLSERAATYDGVVDRVRSYLDETLALEYWTLEASIGGTVSVSTEDAARVTRRGEWPVAVASGTLGGRDLEPASDVNLLVTDGGMERAPTGYGVPHIASVGGARHLAALESFDDVVTDDARAIAPNTTPVRTMQVLLHEIGHALGLSHEDGVAFVYDGALAATPMLSSYAWDPEYEENRSPCGTAIPPSADRKRTLSFAFSTCARHRLANYDGELPF
- a CDS encoding bacterio-opsin activator domain-containing protein, with product MNAAHRSRPIIIVTDARGQESRLRARLEQATECDVRTVPASADLESVLESAMERRDDEPASITPSAVVIELDCPGEIETVLRRVHAGLAGVPTIVAPREGSERLATVALRADATEYVPTTRDEDPIDRIVSTIRAAPSVPADGGDGRYHHILANELPDEAFVIGENGTYLEAKVRSESADLYSMPADDLVGTALDDAFPDVVAAKLQECVDRAIRTEDVQSVEYEADTTDGRRQFEARVVPIDERIQGRRAVVWLARDITERVERERQLRSRQDQLETLNRINAVVRRVIETLVEAPARDAIEHEVCEQLVDSELYCGSWIAERTGDGRLSYRTGAGEAETVLERIREYPGDDHDNPVAKAAKTGELRTTNRVLEDESIPGELRAAAREDDVRSAIAVPITHEDSIYGVLTVLASRDDAFSERERAGFRLLGETIGFTIMAVKNRQLLFADSVVELEFRIDGGDTFSFDLSTEYGCTCSLEWAGTTAGGRTFQYVTIDGLDGETVLEEAAAHDSVEECRLIHDGEESCTIEMRLSKSGVRTLTNHGATVRDVSVADGVGTCLVEVSQDADIREIAEALTVIYENTELVARREVDRPVRTAAERRNRILDGLTDRQLTTVRLAYYSGFFDWPRESTGEDIADSMDISPPTMHQHLRKGLKSILGEFFEDGGTPE
- a CDS encoding MTH865 family protein; translation: MADEAELRDQLTDAFENADYPVSGPMELVPALPDGPGTRFESGDFSMTAMELNATTGGGEFPYEDVDSLVDDLIAELKAADEL
- a CDS encoding CopG family transcriptional regulator, which codes for MAKDTVRYPDDVVTEIDTLVDDGMFESKSEFYRFSAEYVLTLIDSDHEVETFNFDEIKSELDISDRDHAEALGADGGTFFLDAVINVRKYGLRGNYEAAERFIDTHYDETDQECIILEELLGTYRSESP